Proteins encoded by one window of Cyprinus carpio isolate SPL01 chromosome B6, ASM1834038v1, whole genome shotgun sequence:
- the LOC122137717 gene encoding toll-like receptor 13 has protein sequence MRESSAFFFVLYCCVLTTLTDGFSLSNCTIYYPFEYSGHLKVLCNRMGYRKTPSPLPHNTVNLDISYNAIHRIVEWDFIRLSNLIILNISHNRISEIHANALSYLTNLEELNLSHNKIKTVTTNLLNGLANLTYLRLDSNYIETIENQSLATLSNLRLVNFTNNKLKHVSKLHPLLQVPHLEELYLGKNGFRVFNSSDIPSAFFDLKKLDLSMNPLTVFKMTENIFPELEYLDLSSCFQTDTSTRFILDKAFLNTVKTLNLSRNHIEENQLGYIMQSFASVTWMALDGLKGFKVETLLQKACSPSLRGLHLEDNRLSVLNDHMFRPCALLNELHLRNNSVFRIYKSSFYHLVNLTELRIQKNRLTQLNDTLWVLPNLRVLDLHLNNIQNLACSDFANLTQLRQLYLHKNQIVTIKECVFKNLGNLEELILSSNRMLTVSGTFTHGPKKLQYLDLNNNKLSAIQRYSFKTLDSLRTLHLSDSQILNIDPNAFAGLINLTDLHLASNKITERTLENHTVFAGTPYLKSVDLSCNYISYESQEELQSPPFILLTELRVLKINSQRRGLNYIPSNFLKGLKNLQLFYAGNLNVKNLHVDTFSSTPKLTYLDLTNNNLANRNALPSRLFQPISGLNKITLGRTHLKSLDFLVDANLSNLTILRASMNDLEFINQTIIQSLPQLKVLDLQNNSFTCDCSNAWFIDWAVKNNKTQVLYLNRYECRYPLSLSGKSLAAFNTESCNVNYDFICFIYSSSIVILNLVISFIYHFLKWQLVYAYYLFLAFLNDKKRKQPLNQLDFQYDAFISYNAQEEPWVLEELVPKLEGQHGLRLCLHHRDFQPGKAIIDNIVDAIYNSRKTVCLITHNYLKSVWCSNEIQVASFRLFDEQKDVLVLVFLEDIPAHQLSPYYRMRKLVKKQTYLRRPKPGEDTRAFWQKLKMAIESKEDIKERQILSGKDEDHI, from the coding sequence atgaggGAAAGTTCTGCATTTTTCTTCGTTTTGTACTGTTGCGTCCTCACAACCCTGACCGACGGCTTTTCTTTAAGTAACTGCACCATTTATTATCCCTTTGAATACTCTGGCCATCTGAAGGTGCTGTGCAACAGGATGGGTTACAGGAAAACACCTTCACCGTTACCCCACAACACTGTCAATCTGGATATTTCCTACAATGCCATCCATCGGATCGTTGAATGGGATTTCATCAGACTTTCAAATCTGATCATTTTAAACATATCTCACAACAGGATATCTGAAATACACGCCAATGCATTGAGTTACCTAACAAACCTGGAAGAGCTCAACCTGTCCCACAATAAAATCAAAACGGTGACCACAAACCTCCTCAACGGTCTTGCAAACCTGACTTATTTAAGACTCGACTCGAATTACATAGAGACGATTGAAAACCAGTCACTTGCGACACTTTCGAATTTGAGGCTCGTAAACTTTACCAATAACAAGTTAAAGCACGTTTCCAAACTCCATCCTCTTCTTCAAGTACCACATCTGGAGGAACTTTACTTGGGAAAGAACGGCTTCCGAGTTTTCAACTCAAGCGACATCCCATCGGCATTCTTTGATTTGAAAAAGTTGGATCTGTCGATGAATCCCTTGACAGTGTTCAAGATGACGGAAAACATCTTTCCTGAACTTGAGTACTTGGATTTGTCAAGCTGTTTCCAGACCGATACTTCCACTAGGTTCATTCTAGACAAGGCGTTCCTGAACACAGTTAAGACTCTCAACCTCAGTAGGAATCACATTGAAGAAAACCAGCTTGGTTATATAATGCAGAGTTTCGCTTCTGTGACCTGGATGGCACTGGATGGTCTGAAGGGGTTCAAAGTGGAGACGCTTTTACAGAAGGCATGTTCTCCCAGTCTGAGGGGTCTCCACTTGGAGGACAACCGACTTTCTGTACTTAACGATCACATGTTTAGACCGTGTGCACTTTTGAATGAGTTGCACCTAAGAAACAACAGCGTATTTAGAATCTATAAGTCGTCATTCTATCATCTAGTCAACTTGACAGAGTTACGAATACAAAAGAACCGTCTGACGCAACTGAATGACACCCTTTGGGTTCTCCCCAACTTACGGGTCCTCGATCTTCATCTCAACAACATTCAAAATCTTGCCTGCTCTGATTTTGCGAATCTGACGCAGTTAAGGCAACTCTATTTGCACAAGAACCAAATTGTGACAATCAAGGAATGTGTATTTAAGAATTTAGGAAATCTCGAAGAGCTCATTTTGAGCAGCAATCGTATGTTAACAGTCAGTGGCACCTTTACACACGGccccaaaaaattacaatacCTGGATTTGAATAACAATAAGTTGAGTGCCATCCAAAGATACTCTTTTAAAACTTTGGATTCCCTTCGGACCTTGCATCTCTCAGATAGCCAAATATTAAATATCGATCCAAATGCTTTTGCAGGACTGATAAATTTAACAGACTTGCATCTTGCATCTAACAAAATCACAGAAAGAACTCTTGAAAACCATACTGTGTTCGCCGGTACGCCTTACCTAAAGAGTGTAGATCTGAGTTGCAATTACATCTCATACGAGAGTCAAGAGGAGCTACAAAGTCCACCGTTCATCCTGTTAACTGAACTGAGAGTTTTGAAGATCAACAGTCAACGTCGAGGCTTAAACTACATCCCTTCGAACTTCCTGAAAGGTCTCAAAAACTTGCAATTATTTTATGCTGGGAACCTTAATGTCAAGAATTTACATGTGGACACATTTAGTTCCACTCCCAAGCTTACTTACTTGGATTTGACAAATAATAATCTTGCGAACAGGAATGCTTTGCCGTCCAGGCTTTTCCAGCCAATATCAGGCCTAAACAAGATTACGTTGGGTCGGACTCACCTTAAGTCCTTGGACTTCTTAGTTGACGCAAATCTCTCCAATCTGACGATCCTGCGAGCAAGTATGAATGACCTTGAATTTATAAACCAAACAATCATCCAATCGCTTCCTCAACTCAAAGTGCTTGATTTGCAAAACAACAGCTTCACGTGCGACTGTAGTAACGCTTGGTTCATCGACTGGGCCGTCAAGAACAATAAAACACAGGTGCTCTACCTGAACAGGTACGAATGTCGCTATCCCCTTTCTTTAAGTGGAAAGAGTCTGGCAGCCTTCAACACTGAATCCTGCAATGTGAATTACGACTTCATCTGCTTTATCTACAGCTCTTCCATTGTCATTCTCAATCTAGTCATTTCATTTATCTACCACTTTCTAAAATGGCAACTGGTCTATGCGTACTACCTCTTTTTGGCTTTCCTCAATGACAAAAAGAGGAAGCAACCCTTAAATCAACTGGATTTCCAATATGACGCCTTCATTTCGTACAATGCTCAAGAAGAGCCATGGGTTCTGGAAGAACTTGTGCCTAAACTTGAGGGTCAACACGGCTTGAGATTGTGCCTTCATCACCGAGACTTCCAGCCAGGAAAGGCTATTATCGACAACATCGTGGATGCAATATACAACAGCCGCAAAACCGTCTGCCTGATCACGCACAACTACCTGAAGAGTGTTTGGTGTTCGAATGAGATCCAGGTGGCCAGCTTCAGactttttgatgaacagaaagacgTTTTGGTTCTAGTTTTTCTCGAGGATATTCCAGCACACCAGCTTTCGCCATATTACCGAATGCGCAAGCTGGTAAAGAAGCAGACGTATCTACGGCGCCCCAAACCTGGAGAAGATACTCGAGCGTTCTGGCAGAAACTCAAAATGGCCATTGAGTCTAAAGAGGACATAAAGGAAAGACAGATCCTTTCTGGGAAAGATGAAGATCATATTTAA